The sequence below is a genomic window from Megalobrama amblycephala isolate DHTTF-2021 unplaced genomic scaffold, ASM1881202v1 scaffold230, whole genome shotgun sequence.
tccaccttatttttacagttaactgcactttgatattcttctcgtTATTTCCCTATAGTGGCTAATAAATCGTAAGTCTcccacattcacagaaaacacccTATTTCCgcattgaaaaataaggtgtatagactaaacacgtaacACGCATGTGAATGCCATCACCGTTTTCACGGATCCgcatttttgcagtttacacagagataatggtatcgttttcaaaaacttccaCTTTGAAatccattttcaaaagtttgagttttcaggccaccaaaaaaAGTCAtctgggtttggaatgacaaagctgagtaaatgatgacagaatttttatctttgatgaactatccctttaagtgaacAAATATTTCTTAGTGATGTAGTGAGTTTTTCTCTCATGTTTTGATTGGCAGTGTGGAGTTCAGAACTTCAAACGAAGAGAAAAGTGTTTCAAGTGCGGAGTTCCAAAATCAGGTGTGAATGGAAATGAATTTGTTGCAGTTCCTTTTCTCATGATCCAGATggtaaaaacataaatattaatggAAGTTCTTGCATATATTGCTCTCTTTTTTCAGAGGCTGAGCTGAAACTGCCTCTGGTGCCAAAGAGTTTACCTTTGGGTCAGTTAAAGGACTCAGCTCAGGGTTTACTGCCCCTTCCCATCATATACCAGACAGCATCTCCGATTCTCAACTTAAGTTCCTCGTCCCAGGCTGCTGAGGTTGCCAATGACAGTAAGTCCTACACACATTTCACACTGTAACTTTGGGGTAGGACACTGTTTACATCGATGTTCACGTCTCTTCAGCTCTGATACTACGGAATCTGGGACCCCATACAACACTAGAGGCCATTTTGTCTGCTTTGGCCCCGTTTGCTACTCTCTCCCCTTCAAATGTACGGCTTATCAAAGACAAACAGACACAGCTCAACCGAGGGTTTGCTTTCCTGCAGCTCACTACTATCGTGGTAAGACAGCGACTCTACTTGCAAATGGCATCTGTTTGTTTAGTTGGGGAGGTGTTGCCATAAAACATATGTGTAAGACTAACAAAAACAGGTATTGTATCATGTTGTAGGAAGCTTCACAGCTGCTTCAGATCCTCCAGTCCCTGCAGCCTCCTCTCTCTATCGATGGCAAGCTCATCTCTATAGAGTTTGCCAAGGGCTCCAAACGGTATGAGTTCATGCTTTTCTAATACTGGTCCTGCAGCGTTATATGTGATGTCATAGTTGTGTAATAGGAAAAGGAAAATGCAGCAGAGCCACACATTTGAGAATGTTTATAGATCACATTTTTACTATAATGCTTGTAATGCTATAATGTGTGTTATACAGTTTTGTGagatttctttctctctctcccagaGATGTTTTTCTGGCAGATGGGAGTCGGGTGAGTGTGGCGACAGTTGCGAGTACAGCTATAGCTGCAGCTCAGTGGGCCGTCACTCAGGTACCCACAGCACAGGGAAATGGCTTGATTTGAACAACATAAATATGTAGGAAATAATTAACTCTAGGATGTTCAGTTAGTGATAGTCAAGGTTTTGGACTGGAAATTATGGTGGCTGAGAGAGCTCAACGCGCTGCAACTTAAGAAAACAGATGCagatagtatttacaacacgtttctgtatttggttgtgttgtgagtatttgcagcgtgtttctgtatttggttgcattgtgagtatttgcagcacatttctgtatttgattgcattgtgagtatttgcagtgcgtttctgttATTGGTTGCATTGTTAGTATTTGCTGCATGTTGAGCTGAGCTTGAGCGAGGGTACCTGGCTTGGAGATGTGGCCGCGGCCTGGGAGGCTGCTGGTCCGGTGAGCGTGGTACGCCGGCCGTGTCGTCGCGTGTCTAGGGCCATGTCAGGTGCGCTCCGCCCTGCTGCCTTTGTGACGCAGACCGTGGATTGCGGAGGGTCTGACGCCGGTCCAGGTGGGTTGCGGTATGCGCCTAATGACCAGCGCGGAGAAGCCGTATCTGGAGAGCAAGCCCAGCTTTGGTTTAGCCAGCCTTGCATTGTTCCAGCTCTGCAGTACTCTTCCTTGTATATGCGACTGGAGGATCATACGAGCTTTGCTTCTTGTCTCAACATCGCTCCCCAGTTTGAACGGACAATCATTTCGGCCCGCGCTATCATCTTCCACCGGTGGGTAAATGACTTCAAGTTTAAACCTATGGGCACGAGAGACGCTACTGTAAATAAGCGCCGACAGTCCTCTCTGTTCTTTTATTCATTCTAGGAGACAGCTATCCATATCCAATCCCATCACTTTTTCCAATCAAAAGCTCTCAATTGTATCCACGTACAAGTATCTGGGAGTCACTCTTGACTCACATCTCACTTATTGTGAGATCACTTATTGTCTATTTATTGAGCATGTCCAAACCCTAACCAGAAAGTTAAACCAAaagttatttgtttatttgtctctttctgtctctaaAACATATCTTCATGCCATCATTATGTCCAATCTGTCGTATTGTTTACCTGTTTGGTCACTTACAACAAATGAAATCCTTGAACCACTAACAAGACTCTATAATAGAGCCTACAAGATCCACAACAGGCTTCCAGGCTGGACTCACCACTGtattgtctaatgccttgacaTTTCAGAACTATAAAATAAGCCATGGGATAAACTTGTATTGTCAAATCTTAAATGGACACACCTCAGCAGCACTTACTGCATTGGTTCCAAAACCCAGCTCAAGGTTTGAGCGTACTACGAGATCTGTTACAAATGGACTTTTGCCTTTACCGGCCTTTAGGAACTGCTATGGACAGAGATCTTTTTTTCATGTGCTCACTAAAGCCTGGAATGAGATCCCAcagcacatcagaactataacATCAATAagactatttaaaataacatttgctCGCCATCTAATGGACAGGTACATCTGTGACCACTGAGGTGGCTCCATGGCCTCCCCCTAATGCTCTTTCTCTcggtttgtgtgtttgttgttgtctTGTCTTGgagtttgttgtgtgtgtggtATTTATGTTCTGCAGAGCAGGAACCTGCTGAAAACCAGTTTTATGCTGAGTCAGGCCCGATTGTTTTTAATCCTTTCCTGCTtaaagatataaataaataaatgtttctgtatttggttgcattccAGAATGcatgttgtcaaactgatgaagatgttttctttatttgctggtgttttttctatttgcacgTGTTTTCTTCAGTTACAGTGTGTTGAGCTCTCTAGGCCACCATAGAAAATGCTCTTGTGTTGAAATACTTCCCTGTTGTGGCAATCTTGCTTAGAAACAGTTCAAGTGACTGTTACTAGTCCAGAAAATCTGTGATGTGTAACTAATGTCATAAACAAACCTGGATCTATTTAATAGTCATACAATTACAGCAAACAGCAGTGAACGAgtctcaaccaatcagaatcaagaatttttatttaaactgactgtgtttgttGAATATTACAACAATGCTAATTAGTAATGCGACTGAACATAATTAAACATTGCTGTTTCGTTCAATGATTTCAGCCCTCAAAACTGTCTTGAGCAAAACCAAAAATTAATTTTCAGccaaatatttccatttaaacatgaatgaacatcagaaggtttATTTAAAGAAACAGTACAACTTGCCGAAATGTGTCATGTCTCATCACTCGATCAGTGTTTCAAACATTGAAAAATGCCAATAAAACACACGTAATACATTTACTTCAGGAAAACAATTCATTGCTAATAAATTCATTAGTTAGCTAGAAATATTAACTCTAAATGAGAAGCATTTTGTATGCAGTGTATTACACATTCATTAAATTACTTTAACTTTAACTTAAATTTACTTAACCTGTTGTctacattatttaatgtatgtttgggtaaatgtcatgaaaacaaattattacagtcatcatttaaatatttatatccaAATTGGAGTTTAAACATACAGTAATTATATTAAGATACAGTAATTATATAAAACTGCCTTATGAgcaatgttaatgtttataaagaactttttatttaagtgtttttgataaatttgataaattaacttttcagttttgttttttggctaaATTAAAACTTTTGGTTTCCGTGttctggtaaaaaaaaacaaaaaaaaaaaaacaaaacattttggtGCATCACTAATACTAACCCTTTCAAGGGTTTTCCTGAAGAAAATTCACATACATGgattaaaaagtatttaattagtttgatttttttttttttcttcttcttcttcttctttttggaCCTCTAACAAGTTTCAGCTTATGTACTGACACTTGCACAACATATTTGTCTTGCATTCAGTGTTGAgatgtaatttctttctttaacACACCCTGACAAATGTCTGGTTATTGTTCCAGACGGCGCAGCTCTCTGGTGCAGCTCCGAGCGGTGAGTTCAGTGTGCACCAGCAGGGGGCAGCAGCTGTGTTTCGGCAAGAGGCCGTGCAGGGTGTCAGTGCAGAGGCGCAACcctttaaagggccagcagcttTGATACTGACTAGCCACACTTCATTAGGCACTCCTGATGGAGGAACTACCTCTACAGGTATAATTACAGCTTAGTTACATCTGCTGTTAGCCCGTGAGTCTTTTATTGCAGTAAGTGTGAATGTGTATTTGATCACAGGAGAAACAGGTGCTACCTCCATATTGGCGCTCACAGCATCCCAGACCCAGCTTGTCACCACGACAACCTCCACACAGGCCAATCAGGTAGAGTTCTGTGTTTCACTTTCATTCGTTATTTGATTTTCTGTTACTATCAAAATTCAGTGAACAATCTTTTACATTTCCGAAGCACTAATTGTCTGTCtttatactgtgtgtgtgtgtgtgtgtctgtgcaaTGGCCCAGGTGGAGATCATTGGGAAACCTCAGCCTGCTACCCCAAACCAGCCTGCCACACCTGGAACTGCTCTGGAGTGTCAGCAGTACCGTAAGCATACCGTCCAAaacattaaagtgcccctattatgttattttaaaggcTCCCATTTttgtctcctacaataggtttacatgcatccaagtaaaaaaacaaaacaaaaaaaacactttaattttcagTCTGTTgggattggtctactctgctctgattggtcagatggcccagtctgttgggATCTGCTCTGCcatgattggtcagatggcccagtcttaTACACAGTAACAGTAATGATGGCATTGGTTGGCCCTAGTGCTCATCCATTGGAAGTAcagcaaagtggatttgctttggcaGCGCAGAAAACTGTGTCTTCTTGACATGTCaacaacacgaaccaaactcttccagtctcagctacaactacagtgtttgagggtcaaagtagacattgttcATGGGCAGCCAGTGAAGACCGTTGGCTGGCATTATGCACATTAATTACAAACCTACATAGgcaggaagtaagactggaattactcATTTCGGAAGTTCAGAAtcaattctttcttttaggacaATGACAATAACTCCATTATCGtgcattttgattttgaaactttgcacaaCTTTTATGTTAAAAAAGCGCTATATTACACAtggcatgaaaggtaatatccaAAAAAGCTTAATAGGGGtactttaatatttattttaccaaAAATTTATTTGTGGCTACTTTAGCTGACCTAATGAATTCCTATGCATCTTAATTTCCATATGAATGATGTACATTAGTTGTATTTCCTCTTTCCTGTAGCGGATCCTGACGTGTCCACGTACCAGTATGATGAGAGCTCTGGCTATTATTATGACCCTCTTACAGGCCTCTACTATGACCCAAATTCACAGGTAATAAAAAAGGCAGAGCACAGTTTATGTGGAGCGTGTGCCTCTGCTTCGTACACCAGTATCCTGGAGGATTTGATCATTTACACATAAGCGCTTATTGACAGAGAAGAAGGGGCATAATAATGTTGTCATAGAATTACTTAATATGCAATATTGGTAAACACCTTAAAATGAATAGTGAAAAGTtggcatattttaaaataatttgggTCTTCTCTTGTCCGTTCGGGAAAACATTTGCTTTAAATTACCCAAGACCCGAGGCTACTAGTATCAGAACGGACCAGCGTACGAGGCACAATCCTTATCAAACACACATGAACCAGCGAATCAGTGTCTACAGAGTTACTTGAAAATTACAGGTAGgtgagtttgatcagggttgtagGTAAATTCTGGAGAACGGCATCCCTCCAGGGCAGGTTTTGAGAAACCCTGGGTTAAACCCTAAATATCAAAACCCTAAATATCAAGTAGCTGTTTATATCTGGGGTGTCCAATTCTTCTCCTGTCCAGCAGAGTTCACACCTGGTTCAGGTTAGGGTCAGAAATtaacttttccattaagggataATATTTGACCACTGgaattgatttttattattacctTAAGATAGGTCTCTGTGTTTTTATGTCAAATACTTAAATTTAACCAGTTACTTCAATCATTAATACTATGGATTGTTGCCAATCACAGACCTGCCAACATGTACGCATTTTGCGTACCAGGTACGCGTTTTGATCAACGCTGGTAATTTGTCAAACTACGCAAAAACCCGGTCTTTGCACGCGTAGTGCTCAAAAGGAAAGAGTACCAATCATATCGCTGGGTTCAAAGGTGGCATAATAAAAAGAGACATGACAGCAACACAAAATCCCGCGCGATTTACACTATCTCTCAAGCGAGGACAGTAATGTAAATTGCCTAATGTTgaacataaataaaattgtatataaagagaaacaagcgcgccgccattataaaaacttccgttttgcggtaaCATTTctatgcattaaaaataattagttggttaagtggatttacaaaagttattgagtattgttatgtttaaagcaaaCTGGAAATTATATACGGAAAGTGAGCAAAAAATGTTCCCCATCACTGAAgcgtttgtttatttattctccATGATTTTCGTTATTGTGTTAATACTAGCGCGAGTTCTGCATTTAAAAGCTGTCGCGGTAACACACAAACGCGCGCGAGCACAGAGAGGGAAGATCCCATTACCATCAGTGAGGCTGTCAACACTGAGAAATTAACCACTTACCTCGTATCTGCACTTGTTTATGATGAGAGAGTTCACGAGAGTGCAGATTCAGGATTCAGTCAATGAGCAtgctcataaaaaaaaaaacaatagcgTTTTCAGCTCTGTCTAATCTaaacgcctctgattggccattattTACACTATCTCTTAATGCataaagtatataaattataaaaacaagCATCATAAGCTCAACAGAAATGTGTGATTGGTTATAATGCTCAGCACTGCAAAAAAcaatgcataaaaaaacaaatctatTGCAATGTGAGCACATCTAAACGTAATGCTgcaatcaacacttttcattcatttcactttAATCACAACTGCCATAATAGATTTAGTTTAATTGTGCCCCCATTTTATGCCCCCTTATCTATTATGAGCATTTTTGTTCAGTTTGGTGTTATTTTTGCCCCAAGCCCCCATTGATTTCTGACTCTGATTCAGGTGAGTTTAAATGTGTAAGGTTTTTGGCATTTATCTTTATTTGATGACCAGTTGGTCAGTGATGACCAAGCTTTCTGAGCAACTTAATACAGCTTCTATACAAGCATACTGATACTGAGaatgtttctgtttgttttgtgatgttcttcTAGTACTATTATAATCCTCATACGCAGCAGTACATGTATTGGGATGGGGAAAGACACACGTATGTTCCTGCCTCATCACAGACGTCCGATGACACTACAGATCCTGCGGTCACGGGAGGGACCTCTGACCTTTCAGGTGTTCCCAACAGCAGTAAGGACAAGAAGGACAAGCCCAAGAATAAGACAGCACAGCAGGTACAACCTATCTTGCAGAGACACAAACCATAAACAAAGCAGCGCATACTTACCGTTTTGAATATCAATAATGCTGATCACTTTCTTTATTCCACTCGGCTGGTGTTGATATTAAGATATTCTTCCAGGAACACTCAGGTGTAGCAAATCAGCTcaaaagaaatatgaataatttattataacttaCACATATTTTGATCAGTTAATAGAATTAGCGTAATGtagtaaaaataatattagaATCATTTAACCTGTTTGTCCAGTGAACActttgttaattgtttattaattctaagaaatgttcatttccggattatgggaaataacaTTCTTACTGtacagtactactcagagcatgtaGGCAAAATCTGCATGATTAGGGACTCCAGTATATGAACATGAAACATGGAGAACTTTACATGTGACATGATCATAACTAGACTCAACActtaactactctaacattcacacacatacagtgctaagcataaatgagtacaccacctttgaaaagtaacattttaaacaatatctcaatgaacacaaaaacaatttccaaaatgttgacaagaagttttatataacatctgtttaagctaaattttagactacaaatgtctaatttaacaagaattcaaccacaggtgagtctaattattcattacacaggtgtccagcagacagttgactataaaagggtgttcaAACCCCTTCCTATTTCATGCTGTcggcaatggcaccacatgaaagagaaatgtcacaagacctgagaaagaaaataatttctatacaccagaaaggtgaaggctacaataAGCAgtaaagctttacttatcagtcagaatactgtagcgaaattggtacaaaaatttaaaaaagatggagCTGCAACCATCTCAgagagacgtccaggtcatccacagaagttaacacctcgacaggagcgtcttctgatgagaagggttgaagaaaatcggcatgcaagttcactgcagttatttaaagaagtagaaagccaaactgagGTGACCGTTTCCCATGACtcaatacggcgtacactgcagaggaatggcatgcatgggccGTCCATAAAAGAAGCCTTTCCTGAAGCCCAGGCCCAAAAAAGCctgcctagagtttgccagggcccattcTGACAAAGATggagactactgggactctatactctggagtgatgagaccaagataaatgtttttggaactgatggcttcaaaaccgTTAAgtgtcgcaaaggtgaggaatacaaagaaaaatgcatggtgcctacagtgaaacatggtggtggcattGTCCTTATgcggggctgcatgagtgctgctggtgtcggagagctgcatttcattgatggcatcatgaattcaaaGATGTACTGCTCTGTACTGAAAgggaagatgctaccatcactctgtgcccttggtcgttgtgcatttttccaacatgacaatgatcctaaacacacatctaaggccactgttggatttctgaagaagaacagggtgaaagtgattcagtggcacctgatctgaacccagtcgaacacctatggggagttctgaagagacaagttgagcatcactctccatccagcatccagtctctaaaaaaggtcatttttgaagaatggaaaagatagatgttgtaaaatgtcgccaacttgttcattccatgcctagaagacttggtgctgtcattaaaaatcatggaggccatacaaagtactagatgtagtagtttttgttgtggggtgtactcatttttgcatcaccctaatttgagtaaaactgaaaaatgtgtaatctaagttatattattaaccttactttcatgttataacgtaaacagatgttatattaaacttagtcttgtcaacattttggaaattgtttttgttcattgagaaattgtttaaaatgttacttttcaaaggggtgtattcatttacactgagcacggtacatgcatacagttaccaagggaaagagagagctgAAGCAGAATACAGGAAAGCAAGAAGTtatagcattgtttgaaattcagcagatcaacagccttgagtaAGCCATCAGTTTATTTCTAACATGCCCTTCTTTAAAAAGGGTAAGGATACTTAATGTATCAAAAAAttagactaagtttgatacttgcatgtctcacccatttgaattaaactgtcctgatgcaatttgtggaggctcctGATGATCTTTGCTGATGTTGTCTTGATGAGAGAGAACCAGTTGGAGTTATAGGATCTTTGGGTCCTTAGACGGCTTCTAGCACAGCATCATCTTCTTCACATCAGAGTTTACCAGAAAAAAAGGGACTGTGCGTGAACTTGTGATTAGTGATTTTTAAAGTTTGAAGATTTTACACCCTCTGCAACTCTGAAACATGAATACAAaagagttcaaaagagagaattaatacttAGGCTTGTCTTTAGACGTAACAGGCTAAACCCCATAAAAGGAAAATCATAAGaggggaaaattggatacatgtttatacatttctcaAGTGGTTATTTGCATTagttctcatttacttcaaatttcatttctaaaatattttcttaacaaaaaatttaaacagcagtgtctctatcattgttacatacagttTTAAAAGTTAGTGCAAacattttcccttactttattttagcttaaataacatcaaaatcttgcactgaacaacactgtagctactgaacaaatgcaatccctgaatacatttgtatacAATTCTATTTCTTGCCAGACACCTGACGGCGCTTTTGCTCACACAGCTGagccacatttgtccaagatgctgTTTGACGCGCATCAGACGCGCatcggtggtttaaatcgatGCTCGCAACTTGcgcgagtgcttttactgtaataataGAAGCGACGCAGTCGCGACGCGCATGTGGTGCGGCGCACTCGTTTTTCCAGGCGCACTTATGCCGCGGTGAGATGAAAACATCTcaacttttcatgtgacaaaGACCAACCGATGAGCTTCGGCCTTTCCATGACAACAtcgaaagctcagccgaactgatcatagctgtacagggcgggtttttatttctcatctccataaTTATATATAGTAGTAGAGCTAATGCAAGGACTAGAAATCCATTTTTCTTTTGCTGAAACCATGGAGAGCGCAGTTCATGGTTCCATAGTAACGACAGatgccacgggagcgcaagcgctttgaaaagaaagagaaagcggCGCGACtgcttatgtgacgcgatatctgtgaacggccccttagaacggggactttttctttgcatgtgAAATATGGTATGAGACAACTAgagaataatatttaaaataataataatttagcgggccggattatgttttatttttgagatcagttgctgGCCGGGTGGAGGGGGAGGGCGGGCTGTAAATGGCCcacgggccggcagtttgagaccactgctgtAACCAGAGGCTTGGTGTTACTGCATTTGTTGCAGTTTTTGGTGTATGGTTCACAGACCTTTGTTGGGAGATTTGAGTTTGCtggattattcattaaatataatgaataatttgtgtgtgtgtgtgtgtggtgattCTGCATGCTGAATTGGCCCCCCAAAAAAACCCAGACGACACCTAACTAGAGCCAACACAATGGAAAAACTAAGTCGGCCAACGCTTAAAAACGGCCCGATGTTGCCCAATTTCAGATCGTTGGCTTGGTCTGTCCCGGGCttaagtcaccatgaaatcaacctgtcactcacatgagatcgaccaatttcaaatccaatcaattcccatggacaaaattaagtcccgccctacaattttttttcttccatttcatgccTACTTTGAATTAAAGGTGTTAGAAATCAGAAATTCTTTCatcttaagcccaaagtatacttcagtttCAGCTGAAACGCATGAATTATGAGTGATCTTGAGCGATCGATGAACGTCTTTGTACAAAAATGTCCCCTCACTGAAACACTCATCATCTTGGCcgtctgttgttgttgttgttgtctgtTTCGTCTCATCATTTTCTTTTTCGACTGTGAAACAACAGGCCTTGgctgtgtaaaaaaacaaattatactGTGGGCTTTAGAGGGTGAGGTTTTGGTGAGATGGCATGTCATTTAAATCGAGTATCCTTTCCTGATGCATCTGTATGTTTCTTCAGATAGCCAAAGACATGGAGAGGTGGGCCAAAAGTCTGAACAGGCAGAAAGAGAATGGCCGATCGTCCTCGTCATCCTCGTTGAGTACAAGCTCTCGATTGATGGCACAGGGTAGATCCGATGACAGGCGGGAATCTGCCAGCGCAGATGCGGGTTATGCCGTCCTGGAGATGAAGGTTGGGATTTACACGTCTGACTAATGCCCTGCTCTTCATGTCTTACTGATGGTgtgacttttcttttttttctcccacaGGGTGCCTTGCTGGAAAGACCTCAGATTCTGATGGAACAGATCACACATCCAGAAGAAAGAGaagtgtgttttttgttttgttacccTACGGCCCCGATATACTCATGGCAAAGTTCTTTTTCCATCTTGGCTTGGGGGGGGTAAAAAGAAGTCTGAAATACTTTTGCAGCGATACACTGTTagtgaatatgtaaatatgtgctgcttGCTTTCCTTtctataacaaaataaacacaacaaaaataacagcggtgagaaaacagcagttaagaaagcatcggATCATAGCAATGTCActgatgtggatatgtttgcacaagctctgcaattcagcactccagtaaagtcacgtcacctttatttatatagcactttataaaATGGATTGTTTAAAAGCAAGCAGATTTACAgtattaaaaatgacatctAGTGTCACTTTCAATTAGAATTACAACTTAAGTTTCTGCTATAAAGTATTTCTTCAGTCTGATCATGCCACCTCGACGGACAGATTTCCACAGAGCCACACCCACCTATTACTTAATTGCCATGGACCAATGATAGTTTGAAGGTGTTTACCAGGCAGAGCAAACGTTCCTGGAACTCCAACGAATttcattttggcctgattttgtttgaaatgacgTCTCACAAGTTCATTCTTCGATTTCGCTTGGAGTATATCGAGGCCTTTACGTTATGGTGTTTGGTTCTCaatattcttttttctttttgttgttttgttttattacattaCATGTTAGGTTTTTTGGGATTCATTTAGTATTGACTTCATTTTATCATGTTGCTCACTGCTTGCCTCTTTTGTGTGTACCCTT
It includes:
- the rbm10 gene encoding RNA-binding protein 10 isoform X1: MDYERRGGRGDRMGRYGKESDDHDYRDMDYRGYGQENGLGLNSRITNARQHERDNSFEGVRDFASGKFLNNRPGFSQKVNRGSKDSQLEKSLLQSPPNQNIHSRFQQDDKDYEFEPEIDAHGRDMQTFRSGQKVYLDDQTPDEGEENEDNTWGRVRGRHNSQGEYSAEWRAEEDKYTRHLGHKQGLPDQVQSTKGKMRDGSYQHAVEMSQEEPEPRDQDYRSDTEPVQKPSNIVMLRMLPPNATVNEIRARLQEQGIQPREVRLMRNKSSGQSRGFAFVEFNHLQEASRWMETNQRVLTILGQRVSMHYSDPKPRANEDWLCNKCGVQNFKRREKCFKCGVPKSEAELKLPLVPKSLPLGQLKDSAQGLLPLPIIYQTASPILNLSSSSQAAEVANDTLILRNLGPHTTLEAILSALAPFATLSPSNVRLIKDKQTQLNRGFAFLQLTTIVEASQLLQILQSLQPPLSIDGKLISIEFAKGSKRDVFLADGSRVSVATVASTAIAAAQWAVTQTAQLSGAAPSGEFSVHQQGAAAVFRQEAVQGVSAEAQPFKGPAALILTSHTSLGTPDGGTTSTGETGATSILALTASQTQLVTTTTSTQANQVEIIGKPQPATPNQPATPGTALECQQYPDPDVSTYQYDESSGYYYDPLTGLYYDPNSQYYYNPHTQQYMYWDGERHTYVPASSQTSDDTTDPAVTGGTSDLSGVPNSSKDKKDKPKNKTAQQIAKDMERWAKSLNRQKENGRSSSSSSLSTSSRLMAQGRSDDRRESASADAGYAVLEMKGALLERPQILMEQITHPEERESPPQGLVAGYSGETDSEEEGGEREERLTDWSKLACLLCRRQFPSKEALIRHQQLSELHRQNLEQRRARPGQPETHERLETELRYRDRAAERREKGAVPQQPDAKKRRFSPVSGIGSQMFPGRMEKGFFFRNLPVE
- the rbm10 gene encoding RNA-binding protein 10 isoform X2, giving the protein MDYERRGGRGDRMGRYGKESDDHDYRDMDYRGYGQENGLGLNSRITNARQHERDNSFEGVRDFASGKFLNNRPGFSQKVNRGSKDSQLEKSLLQSPPNQNIHSRFQQDDKDYEFEPEIDAHGRDMQTFRSGQKVYLDDQTPDEGEENEDNTWGRVRGRHNSQGEYSAEWRAEEDKYTRHLGHKQGLPDQVQSTKGKMRDGSYQHAVEMSQEEPEPRDQDYRSDTEPVQKPSNIVMLRMLPPNATVNEIRARLQEQGIQPREVRLMRNKSSGQSRGFAFVEFNHLQEASRWMETNQRVLTILGQRVSMHYSDPKPRANEDWLCNKCGVQNFKRREKCFKCGVPKSEAELKLPLVPKSLPLGQLKDSAQGLLPLPIIYQTASPILNLSSSSQAAEVANDTLILRNLGPHTTLEAILSALAPFATLSPSNVRLIKDKQTQLNRGFAFLQLTTIVEASQLLQILQSLQPPLSIDGKLISIEFAKGSKRDVFLADGSRVSVATVASTAIAAAQWAVTQTAQLSGAAPSGEFSVHQQGAAAVFRQEAVQGVSAEAQPFKGPAALILTSHTSLGTPDGGTTSTGETGATSILALTASQTQLVTTTTSTQANQVEIIGKPQPATPNQPATPGTALECQQYPDPDVSTYQYDESSGYYYDPLTGLYYDPNSQYYYNPHTQQYMYWDGERHTYVPASSQTSDDTTDPAVTGGTSDLSGVPNSSKDKKDKPKNKTAQQIAKDMERWAKSLNRQKENGRSSSSSSLSTSSRLMAQGRSDDRRESASADAGYAVLEMKGALLERPQILMEQITHPEERESPPQGLVAGYSGETDSEEEGGEREERLTDWSKLACLLCRRQFPSKEALIRHQQLSELHRQNLEQRRARPGQPETHERLETELRYRDRAAERREKGAVPQQPDAKKRRFSPV